A genomic region of Friedmanniella luteola contains the following coding sequences:
- a CDS encoding ChaB family protein has product MPKTTKTGKVITDELPSTLQRSDEKAQATYAKTHDSALGTYDGDERAANQVAFAALKHTHEKVGDHWEPKDENGPSDAQAEGNRDTHRETAGGVDANASKKHLYELATRLEIKGRSTMSKDELVEALQKANDRASAKALRDASSS; this is encoded by the coding sequence GTGCCCAAGACGACGAAGACCGGCAAGGTGATCACCGACGAGCTGCCGAGCACCCTGCAGCGCTCGGACGAGAAGGCCCAGGCGACCTACGCCAAGACCCACGACTCCGCCCTCGGCACCTACGACGGGGACGAACGGGCGGCCAACCAGGTGGCCTTCGCCGCGCTCAAGCACACCCACGAGAAGGTCGGCGACCACTGGGAGCCCAAGGACGAGAACGGCCCGTCGGACGCGCAGGCCGAGGGCAACCGCGACACCCACCGGGAGACCGCCGGCGGCGTCGACGCCAACGCCTCGAAGAAGCACCTCTACGAGCTGGCCACCCGGCTGGAGATCAAGGGGCGCTCGACGATGAGCAAGGACGAGCTGGTCGAGGCGCTGCAGAAGGCGAACGACCGGGCGAGCGCGAAGGCGCTGCGGGACGCGTCCAGCTCGTGA
- a CDS encoding FadR/GntR family transcriptional regulator, with product MDTDDHRPIADPDPGLVGLTRATMAGSVAERLVTAIAVGTYSPGERLPPERELATRLAVSRDTVRQALQRVAELGLVESRRGRGGGTFVTAVAWHEVAPAEARRTLEVELPRLRELFDYRCLVEGMIARAAAERRTDEDVVQLRATLEEFRATADDMAGARALDRRLHGLVCGAAQNRHLVALSAHLTTAATLGFGAEPYDPDFFVRALHEHEELIGAVVDRDAERAHAVASAHFALTYVTMEHSLRRAVEG from the coding sequence GTGGACACCGACGACCACCGGCCGATCGCCGACCCGGACCCGGGTCTGGTCGGCCTGACCCGCGCGACGATGGCCGGCAGCGTCGCGGAGCGCCTGGTCACCGCGATCGCCGTCGGCACCTACTCACCGGGCGAGCGGTTGCCGCCCGAGCGGGAGCTCGCCACCCGGTTGGCCGTCAGCCGGGACACCGTGCGCCAGGCCCTGCAGCGGGTCGCCGAGCTGGGGCTGGTGGAGTCCCGGCGCGGCCGCGGCGGTGGCACGTTCGTCACCGCGGTCGCCTGGCACGAGGTCGCGCCGGCGGAGGCGCGGCGCACCCTCGAGGTGGAGCTGCCGCGGCTGCGGGAGCTGTTCGACTACCGCTGCCTGGTCGAGGGGATGATCGCCCGCGCCGCGGCGGAGCGCCGGACCGACGAGGACGTGGTGCAGCTGCGCGCCACGCTCGAGGAGTTCCGCGCGACGGCGGACGACATGGCCGGCGCGCGGGCCCTCGACCGGCGCCTGCACGGCCTCGTCTGCGGCGCGGCGCAGAACCGGCACCTGGTGGCCCTCAGCGCCCACCTCACCACCGCGGCGACCCTCGGCTTCGGCGCCGAGCCCTACGACCCGGACTTCTTCGTCCGGGCGCTGCACGAGCACGAGGAGCTGATCGGCGCCGTCGTCGACCGCGACGCGGAGCGGGCGCACGCGGTGGCCTCGGCCCACTTCGCGCTGACCTACGTGACCATGGAGCACAGCCTGCGGCGGGCCGTGGAGGGCTGA